Proteins encoded together in one Cicer arietinum cultivar CDC Frontier isolate Library 1 chromosome 4, Cicar.CDCFrontier_v2.0, whole genome shotgun sequence window:
- the LOC101499271 gene encoding uncharacterized protein, whose translation MDGEMMDTEEASSSGQNDAVRDLLTLARQLINQGKPSQALQAVVVAMKNKGGDEAVFQTLHRARELYRSKLQQNAAVDQLASLFAECAIAEVQPVMNEPSATNNIIGNPSATLDAQGTSILAESGRMQVVLDAVADGSSFICLKCGGLVSNHRKEEHYAYWCC comes from the exons ATGGACGGTGAGATGATGGATACGGAGGAGGCGTCAAGCTCCGGCCAAAACGACGCCGTTCGCGATTTACTCACATTGGCTCGACAACTCATCAATCAGGGGAAACCTTCTCAAGCCCTTCAAGCG GTGGTTGTAGCAATGAAGAATAAAGGTGGGGATGAAGCTGTATTTCAGACCTTGCATCGTGCCCGCGAGCTGTATAGAAGTAAACTGCAACAGAATGCTGCAGTTGATCAGCTGGCATCTTTGTTTGCCGAGTGTGCCATTGCTGAAGTTCAGCCTGTAATGAATGAACCATCTGCAACTAACAACATTATTGGCAACCCATCAGCTACCTTAGATGCACAAGGGACATCCATACTGGCAGAAAGTGGCAGGATGCAAGTAGTATTAGATGCAGTTGCTGATGGAAGCAGCTTCATCTGTTTGAAATGTGGAGGCCTTGTCAGTAATCATCGCAAAGAAGAGCACTATGCATACTGGTGTTGTTAA
- the LOC101499589 gene encoding kinesin-like protein KIN-4A isoform X2, with amino-acid sequence METEEDCCVKVAVHVRPLINDEKLQGCKDCVTVVSGKPQVQIGAHSFTFDHVYGSTGSPSSAMFDECVASLVDGLFQGYNATVLAYGQTGSGKTYTMGTGSKDSYQTGIVPQVMSALFSKIETLKHQIEFQLHVSFIEILKEEVKDLLDLSSMNKPDTANGHAGKVTIPGKPPIQIREASNGVITLAGSTEVSVATLKEMSACLEQGSLSRATGSTNMNNQSSRSHAIFTITLEQMRKLNSPSEISLNDTMNEEYLCAKLHLVDLAGSERAKRTGSDGLRFKEGVHINKGLLALGNVISALGDDKKRKEGVHVPYRDSKLTRLLQDSLGGNSRTVMIACISPADINAEETLNTLKYANRARNIQNKPVVNRDPMSSEMLKMRQQLENLQAELCARSGGSSEEVQVLKERISWLEAANEDLCRELHEHRSRFSVGEKDAYDGSMCNVKTDGLKRGLPITTSDYPMSESTGDSREIEEVAKEWEHTLLQNSMDRELHELNKRLEQKESEMKLFGVSDAETLKQHFGRKIMELEDEKRTVQQDRDRLLAEVENLAAGSDGQTQKSEDIHAQKLKALEAQILDLKKKQESQVQLLKQKQKSDEAAKRLQDEIHSIKAQKVQLQQRIKQEAEQFRQWKATREKELLQLRKEGRRNEFERHKLQALNQRQKMVLQRKTEEAAMATKKLKELLEARKSSSRDTSVTMNGSGINKQSNEKSLQRWLDHELEVMVKEHEVRFEYEKQSQVRAALAEELAMLKQVNEFAASGLSPPRGKNGFARAFSMSLNARMARIASLENMLSISSNSLVAMASQLSEAEERERAFANRGHWNQLRSMGEAKNLLQYMFNSLADTRCQLWERDMEIREMKDQIRELVGLLRQSEIKRKEVEKELKVREQDVATPLAKPASGNSPNSLKHCAEDIKEPLSPESVPAQKQLKYTPGITNGQVRESAAFIDQSRRMVPIAQLSMKKLAIAGHASGKLWRWKRSHHQWLMQFKWKWQKPWRLSERIRHSDETVIRARPRSQALPQIL; translated from the exons GTACAAATTGGTGCCCATTCCTTTACATTTGATCATGTTTATGGGAGCACTGGTTCTCCCTCATCTGCCATGTTTGATGAATGTGTCGCTTCCCTTGTTGATGGTTTGTTCCAAGGATATAATGCCACTGTTCTTGCATATGGTCAG ACAGGTTCTGGGAAAACATACACCATGGGCACTGGCTCTAAAGATAGTTACCAGACTGGAATAGTACCCCAAGTTATGAGTGCCTTGTTTAGTAAAATTGAGACCTTAAAGCATCAGATTGAATTTCAGCTGCATGTTTCCTTTATCGAG ATTCTTAAAGAAGAAGTAAAAGACTTGTTGGACCTATCCTCTATGAACAAACCAGATACTGCAAATGGACATGCAGGGAAAGTGACTATTCCTGGTAAACCACCAATACAAATTCGTGAGGCTTCAAATGGCGTCATTACCTTAGCAGGATCTACTGAAGTCAGTGTTGCAACACTGAAAGAAATGTCTGCTTGCCTAGAACAAGGATCATTGAGTAGAGCAACTGGAAGCACTAATATGAACAACCAATCCAG TCGTTCACATGCTATCTTCACCATCACACTAGAGCAGATGCGGAAGCTCAATAGTCCTAGTGAGATCAGTTTAAATGATACCATGAATGAAGAGTATCTTTGTGCCAAGTTGCACTTAGTAGATCTTGCTGGATCAGAACGAGCTAAAAGAACGGGGTCTGATGGTTTGCGATTTAAGGAAG GAGTTCACATTAACAAAGGCTTACTAGCACTTGGCAATGTGATTAGTGCACTCGGTGATgataaaaagagaaaagaagGTGTTCATGTTCCTTATAGGGATAGTAAACTTACTAGGCTTTTGCAG GATTCACTTGGTGGCAACAGCAGAACTGTTATGATAG cCTGCATAAGTCCTGCTGATATTAATGCCGAGGAAACCCTTAACACTTTGAAGTACGCAAATCGGGCACGCAATATCCAAAATAAACCTGTT GTCAATAGAGATCCGATGTCAAGTGAGATGCTTAAAATGCGACAACAGCTAGAGAATTTGCAAGCAGAACTTTGTGCTCGTTCTGGTGGCTCTTC CGAGGAAGTTCAG GTCCTCAAGGAAAGAATTTCTTGGCTTGAAGCAGCTAATGAGGATCTTTGCCGTGAGCTTCATGAACATCGTAGTAGATTCTCTGTTGGTGAAAAGGATGCTTAT GATGGTAGCATGTGCAATGTAAAGACTGATGGGCTTAAAAGGGGCTTACCTATCACAACCTCTGATTATCCAATGAGCGAATCAACGG GGGATTCAAGGGAAATTGAAGAAGTAGCAAAAGAGTGGGAGCATACACTTCTGCAAAATAGTATGGATAGAGAATTACATGAATTGAATAAACGCTTGGAGCAGAAAGAG TCTGAGATGAAGCTTTTTGGAGTATCGGATGCTGAAACACTCAAGCAGCACTTTGGAAGGAAGATAATGGAACTTGAGGATGAGAAGAGAACTGTCCAG CAAGATCGGGATCGTCTTTTGGCTGAAGTTGAAAATCTTGCTGCTGGTTCTGATGGACAGACACAGAAATCAGAGGATATACATGCTCAAAAATTAAAAGCACTTGAAGCCCAG ATTCTGGATCTGAAGAAGAAACAGGAGAGCCAGGTTCAGCTTCTAAAGCAAAAGCAAAAAAGTGATGAAGCAGCAAAGCGCCTGCAAGATGAAATACACTCTATAAAAGCTCAAAAG GTTCAATTGCAACAAAGGATAAAACAAGAGGCAGAACAGTTTCGGCAGTGGAAGGCCACTAGAGAGAAAGAGCTGCTGCAA TTACGgaaagaaggaagaagaaatgAGTTTGAAAGGCATAAGCTGCAAGCTCTAAATCAGCGCCAGAAAATG GTCCTTCAGAGAAAAACTGAGGAAGCTGCAATGGCCACCAAGAAGTTAAAGGAATTGTTAGAAGCTCGTAAATCTTCCAGCCGAGACACGTCAG TTACAATGAATGGGAGTGGAATAAATAAACAG AGCAATGAGAAGTCCTTGCAACGGTGGCTTGATCATGAGCTAGAAGTCATGGTAAAAGAGCATGAAGTTCGTTTTGAGTATGAGAAGCAGAGCCAAGT GCGGGCTGCTCTTGCAGAGGAATTAGCCATGCTGAAACAAGTAAATGAATTTGCTGCCAGTGGTCTCAGTCCTCCAAGAGGGAAGAACGGATTTGCTAG AGCATTCTCTATGTCACTAAATGCAAGAATGGCCAGAATAGCTTCTCTGGAGAACATGCTAAGCATATCGTCTAATTCACTTGTGGCAATGGCTTCTCAACTATCTGAGGCAGAAGAACGAGAACGAGCCTTCGCTAACCGTGGACACTGGAACCAGTTGCGCTCAATGGGAGAAGCCAAAAATTTGCTTCAATATATGTTCAATTCTCTTGCAGACACTAG GTGTCAGCTGTGGGAGAGGGACATGGAGATAAGAGAAATGAAGGATCAAATCAGAGAACTTGTAGGTCTATTAAGGCAAAGTGAGATCAAGAGAAAGGAAGTTGAGAAGGAACTGAAAGTAAGAGAGCAAGATGTTGCAACCCCATTGGCCAAGCCAGCTTCA GGAAACTCTCCGAATTCATTGAAACACTGTGCTGAAGACATCAAGGAACCTTTATCTCCTGAGTCTGTGCCAGCACAGAAACAGCTTAAATATACACCAGGCATTACTAATGGCCAAGTGAGGGAATCAGCAGCATTTATAGATCAAAGTAGAAGG ATGGTACCCATTGCACAACTGTCCATGAAAAAACTAGCAATTGCTGGACACGCATCTGGCAAGCTGTGGAGGTGGAAAAGGAGCCATCATCAGTGGCTAATGCAATTCAAGTGGAAGTGGCAGAAGCCGTGGAGACTTTCTGAACGGATTCGACACAGTGATGAGACGGTCATAAGAGCAAGACCACGTTCACAGGCTTTGCCTCAAATTTTGTGA
- the LOC101498945 gene encoding uncharacterized protein At4g06744, protein MSCNIPSKLLLTTLFMFFVFKTESLVFSDQRLAKVYPVIQKFKSLITSDPLGVTKSWVGSNICNYKGFYCDNPPDNNSAIALASIDFNGFQLSASTLDGFIDKLPDIALFHANSNNFVGSITPLIRNLPYLYELDLSNNKLSGPFPNSVLGMNSLTFLDLRFNFFSGGVPPQIFTENLEVLFINNNLLTQNLPDNFDTTKSGNHIFLLTLANNKFSGPIPRNLPKALSTLAEVVLLNNDLTGCLPYEIGYLEEAIVFDVGNNQLTGPLPLSLSCLEKVEVVNLAGNMFYGMVPDVLCEGLENLVNFSLYDNYFTHVGPFCRMLIERGILDVGKNCILDLPFQRSVIECADFFSRPKMCPFMWFHSFFPCNVPLKKSHVSSIP, encoded by the coding sequence ATGAGTTGTAACATTCCTTCAAAATTGTTGCTGACAACATTGTTCATGTTCTTTGTATTCAAAACAGAATCAttagtattttcagaccaaagaCTTGCAAAAGTATATCCAGTGATTCAAAAATTCAAGTCTTTGATTACTTCAGATCCATTAGGTGTAACAAAATCATGGGTTGGTTCAAATATATGCAACTACAAAGGTTTCTATTGTGATAATCCACCAGATAACAACTCTGCTATTGCTTTAGCTTCAATTGATTTCAATGGTTTTCAACTTTCAGCTTCAACACTTGATGGTTTCATTGATAAACTTCCTGATATTGCTCTTTTTCATGCAAATTCTAACAATTTTGTTGGATCAATCACACCCCTAATAAGAAATTTACCTTATCTTTATGAGCTTGATTTAAGCAACAATAAATTATCAGGTCCTTTTCCAAATTCTGTTCTTGGTATGAACAGTTTAACATTCTTGGATTTAAGGTTCAATTTTTTCTCTGGTGGAGTACCACCACAAATTTTCACAGAAAATCTTGAAGTACTTTTTATTAACAACAATTTATTGACACAAAATTTGCCTGATAATTTTGACACAACAAAAAGTggtaatcatatttttttactaacttTGGCTAATAACAAATTTTCTGGTCCAATACCAAGAAATCTTCCTAAGGCTTTGTCAACTTTAGCTGAGGTTGTTTTGTTAAACAATGATTTAACAGGTTGTTTACCTTATGAAATTGGTTACCTTGAAGAAGCTATTGTTTTTGATGTTGGAAATAATCAACTTACTGGTCCTTTACCTTTGTCTCTTAGTTGTCTTGAGAAAGTTGAGGTTGTTAATTTGGCTGGTAACATGTTTTATGGGATGGTGCCAGATGTTTTGTGTGAAGGGTTGGAGAATTTGGTTAATTTTTCTTTGTATGATAACTATTTTACTCATGTGGGACCCTTTTGTAGGATGTTGATTGAAAGAGGTATTCTTGATGTTGGAAAGAATTGTATTCTTGATCTTCCTTTTCAGAGATCAGTGATTGAATGTGCTGATTTCTTTTCAAGACCAAAGATGTGTCCTTTCATGTGGTTTCATAGTTTTTTTCCTTGTAATGttcctttaaaaaaatcacatgttTCTTCCATTCCTTAG
- the LOC101499589 gene encoding kinesin-like protein KIN-4A isoform X1 — protein sequence METEEDCCVKVAVHVRPLINDEKLQGCKDCVTVVSGKPQVQIGAHSFTFDHVYGSTGSPSSAMFDECVASLVDGLFQGYNATVLAYGQTGSGKTYTMGTGSKDSYQTGIVPQVMSALFSKIETLKHQIEFQLHVSFIEILKEEVKDLLDLSSMNKPDTANGHAGKVTIPGKPPIQIREASNGVITLAGSTEVSVATLKEMSACLEQGSLSRATGSTNMNNQSSRSHAIFTITLEQMRKLNSPSEISLNDTMNEEYLCAKLHLVDLAGSERAKRTGSDGLRFKEGVHINKGLLALGNVISALGDDKKRKEGVHVPYRDSKLTRLLQDSLGGNSRTVMIACISPADINAEETLNTLKYANRARNIQNKPVVNRDPMSSEMLKMRQQLENLQAELCARSGGSSEEVQVLKERISWLEAANEDLCRELHEHRSRFSVGEKDAYDGSMCNVKTDGLKRGLPITTSDYPMSESTAGDSREIEEVAKEWEHTLLQNSMDRELHELNKRLEQKESEMKLFGVSDAETLKQHFGRKIMELEDEKRTVQQDRDRLLAEVENLAAGSDGQTQKSEDIHAQKLKALEAQILDLKKKQESQVQLLKQKQKSDEAAKRLQDEIHSIKAQKVQLQQRIKQEAEQFRQWKATREKELLQLRKEGRRNEFERHKLQALNQRQKMVLQRKTEEAAMATKKLKELLEARKSSSRDTSVTMNGSGINKQSNEKSLQRWLDHELEVMVKEHEVRFEYEKQSQVRAALAEELAMLKQVNEFAASGLSPPRGKNGFARAFSMSLNARMARIASLENMLSISSNSLVAMASQLSEAEERERAFANRGHWNQLRSMGEAKNLLQYMFNSLADTRCQLWERDMEIREMKDQIRELVGLLRQSEIKRKEVEKELKVREQDVATPLAKPASGNSPNSLKHCAEDIKEPLSPESVPAQKQLKYTPGITNGQVRESAAFIDQSRRMVPIAQLSMKKLAIAGHASGKLWRWKRSHHQWLMQFKWKWQKPWRLSERIRHSDETVIRARPRSQALPQIL from the exons GTACAAATTGGTGCCCATTCCTTTACATTTGATCATGTTTATGGGAGCACTGGTTCTCCCTCATCTGCCATGTTTGATGAATGTGTCGCTTCCCTTGTTGATGGTTTGTTCCAAGGATATAATGCCACTGTTCTTGCATATGGTCAG ACAGGTTCTGGGAAAACATACACCATGGGCACTGGCTCTAAAGATAGTTACCAGACTGGAATAGTACCCCAAGTTATGAGTGCCTTGTTTAGTAAAATTGAGACCTTAAAGCATCAGATTGAATTTCAGCTGCATGTTTCCTTTATCGAG ATTCTTAAAGAAGAAGTAAAAGACTTGTTGGACCTATCCTCTATGAACAAACCAGATACTGCAAATGGACATGCAGGGAAAGTGACTATTCCTGGTAAACCACCAATACAAATTCGTGAGGCTTCAAATGGCGTCATTACCTTAGCAGGATCTACTGAAGTCAGTGTTGCAACACTGAAAGAAATGTCTGCTTGCCTAGAACAAGGATCATTGAGTAGAGCAACTGGAAGCACTAATATGAACAACCAATCCAG TCGTTCACATGCTATCTTCACCATCACACTAGAGCAGATGCGGAAGCTCAATAGTCCTAGTGAGATCAGTTTAAATGATACCATGAATGAAGAGTATCTTTGTGCCAAGTTGCACTTAGTAGATCTTGCTGGATCAGAACGAGCTAAAAGAACGGGGTCTGATGGTTTGCGATTTAAGGAAG GAGTTCACATTAACAAAGGCTTACTAGCACTTGGCAATGTGATTAGTGCACTCGGTGATgataaaaagagaaaagaagGTGTTCATGTTCCTTATAGGGATAGTAAACTTACTAGGCTTTTGCAG GATTCACTTGGTGGCAACAGCAGAACTGTTATGATAG cCTGCATAAGTCCTGCTGATATTAATGCCGAGGAAACCCTTAACACTTTGAAGTACGCAAATCGGGCACGCAATATCCAAAATAAACCTGTT GTCAATAGAGATCCGATGTCAAGTGAGATGCTTAAAATGCGACAACAGCTAGAGAATTTGCAAGCAGAACTTTGTGCTCGTTCTGGTGGCTCTTC CGAGGAAGTTCAG GTCCTCAAGGAAAGAATTTCTTGGCTTGAAGCAGCTAATGAGGATCTTTGCCGTGAGCTTCATGAACATCGTAGTAGATTCTCTGTTGGTGAAAAGGATGCTTAT GATGGTAGCATGTGCAATGTAAAGACTGATGGGCTTAAAAGGGGCTTACCTATCACAACCTCTGATTATCCAATGAGCGAATCAACGG CAGGGGATTCAAGGGAAATTGAAGAAGTAGCAAAAGAGTGGGAGCATACACTTCTGCAAAATAGTATGGATAGAGAATTACATGAATTGAATAAACGCTTGGAGCAGAAAGAG TCTGAGATGAAGCTTTTTGGAGTATCGGATGCTGAAACACTCAAGCAGCACTTTGGAAGGAAGATAATGGAACTTGAGGATGAGAAGAGAACTGTCCAG CAAGATCGGGATCGTCTTTTGGCTGAAGTTGAAAATCTTGCTGCTGGTTCTGATGGACAGACACAGAAATCAGAGGATATACATGCTCAAAAATTAAAAGCACTTGAAGCCCAG ATTCTGGATCTGAAGAAGAAACAGGAGAGCCAGGTTCAGCTTCTAAAGCAAAAGCAAAAAAGTGATGAAGCAGCAAAGCGCCTGCAAGATGAAATACACTCTATAAAAGCTCAAAAG GTTCAATTGCAACAAAGGATAAAACAAGAGGCAGAACAGTTTCGGCAGTGGAAGGCCACTAGAGAGAAAGAGCTGCTGCAA TTACGgaaagaaggaagaagaaatgAGTTTGAAAGGCATAAGCTGCAAGCTCTAAATCAGCGCCAGAAAATG GTCCTTCAGAGAAAAACTGAGGAAGCTGCAATGGCCACCAAGAAGTTAAAGGAATTGTTAGAAGCTCGTAAATCTTCCAGCCGAGACACGTCAG TTACAATGAATGGGAGTGGAATAAATAAACAG AGCAATGAGAAGTCCTTGCAACGGTGGCTTGATCATGAGCTAGAAGTCATGGTAAAAGAGCATGAAGTTCGTTTTGAGTATGAGAAGCAGAGCCAAGT GCGGGCTGCTCTTGCAGAGGAATTAGCCATGCTGAAACAAGTAAATGAATTTGCTGCCAGTGGTCTCAGTCCTCCAAGAGGGAAGAACGGATTTGCTAG AGCATTCTCTATGTCACTAAATGCAAGAATGGCCAGAATAGCTTCTCTGGAGAACATGCTAAGCATATCGTCTAATTCACTTGTGGCAATGGCTTCTCAACTATCTGAGGCAGAAGAACGAGAACGAGCCTTCGCTAACCGTGGACACTGGAACCAGTTGCGCTCAATGGGAGAAGCCAAAAATTTGCTTCAATATATGTTCAATTCTCTTGCAGACACTAG GTGTCAGCTGTGGGAGAGGGACATGGAGATAAGAGAAATGAAGGATCAAATCAGAGAACTTGTAGGTCTATTAAGGCAAAGTGAGATCAAGAGAAAGGAAGTTGAGAAGGAACTGAAAGTAAGAGAGCAAGATGTTGCAACCCCATTGGCCAAGCCAGCTTCA GGAAACTCTCCGAATTCATTGAAACACTGTGCTGAAGACATCAAGGAACCTTTATCTCCTGAGTCTGTGCCAGCACAGAAACAGCTTAAATATACACCAGGCATTACTAATGGCCAAGTGAGGGAATCAGCAGCATTTATAGATCAAAGTAGAAGG ATGGTACCCATTGCACAACTGTCCATGAAAAAACTAGCAATTGCTGGACACGCATCTGGCAAGCTGTGGAGGTGGAAAAGGAGCCATCATCAGTGGCTAATGCAATTCAAGTGGAAGTGGCAGAAGCCGTGGAGACTTTCTGAACGGATTCGACACAGTGATGAGACGGTCATAAGAGCAAGACCACGTTCACAGGCTTTGCCTCAAATTTTGTGA